The proteins below come from a single Stutzerimonas stutzeri RCH2 genomic window:
- the kdgD gene encoding 5-dehydro-4-deoxyglucarate dehydratase: MNPQELKAILSSGLLSFPVTDFDAQGDFHRAGYIKRLEWLGPYGASALFAAGGTGEFFSLEPREYSEIIKTAVDTCAGTVPILAGVGGPTRLAIQMAQEAERLGAKGLLLLPHYLTEASQEGVALHVEQVCKSVNIGVVVYNRNVCRLTAPHLEQLAERCPNLIGYKDGLGDIELMVSIRRRLGERFSYLGGLPTAEVYAAAYKALGVPVYSSAVFNFIPKTAMDFYQAIAREDHETVGKLIDDFFLPYLDIRNRCKGYAVSIVKAGARISGYDAGPVRAPLTELKPDEYERLAVLIEKQGAQ; this comes from the coding sequence ATGAATCCACAAGAATTGAAGGCCATCCTCTCTTCCGGCCTGCTGTCGTTCCCGGTCACTGACTTCGACGCGCAGGGCGACTTCCATCGCGCCGGCTATATCAAGCGTCTGGAATGGCTCGGCCCCTACGGTGCCTCGGCGCTGTTCGCTGCTGGTGGCACCGGCGAGTTCTTTTCGCTGGAGCCGCGCGAGTACAGCGAGATCATCAAGACCGCCGTCGACACCTGCGCCGGCACGGTGCCGATCCTTGCCGGTGTCGGTGGTCCGACCCGCCTGGCCATCCAGATGGCGCAAGAAGCCGAGCGCCTCGGTGCCAAGGGTTTGCTGCTGCTGCCGCACTACCTCACCGAAGCCAGCCAGGAAGGCGTAGCGCTGCATGTCGAGCAGGTCTGCAAGTCGGTGAACATCGGCGTGGTGGTTTACAACCGCAACGTCTGCCGCCTGACCGCGCCGCATCTGGAGCAGCTGGCCGAGCGCTGCCCGAACCTGATCGGCTACAAGGACGGCCTCGGCGATATCGAGTTGATGGTGTCGATCCGCCGCCGCCTCGGCGAGCGCTTCAGCTACCTCGGCGGCCTGCCGACCGCGGAAGTCTATGCCGCCGCCTACAAGGCGCTGGGCGTGCCGGTGTATTCCTCGGCGGTGTTCAACTTCATTCCGAAGACCGCCATGGACTTCTACCAGGCCATTGCCCGCGAGGATCACGAAACTGTCGGCAAGCTGATCGACGATTTCTTCCTGCCGTACCTGGACATCCGCAACCGCTGCAAGGGCTACGCGGTCAGCATCGTCAAGGCCGGTGCACGCATCTCCGGCTACGACGCCGGCCCGGTGCGCGCGCCGCTGACCGAGCTGAAGCCCGACGAATACGAGCGCCTGGCGGTGCTGATCGAGAAGCAGGGCGCCCAGTAA
- a CDS encoding tripartite tricarboxylate transporter substrate binding protein translates to MKTIFRASLLSALVGIAGLAAASTTMAADVKWPTRPVQVVVIANPGGDTDFNARTMAKYFNQITGKSMVVTNIAGGGGTLAAEQVKGAAADGNTILFTHPGQLIVNEVAGLTEDSYETFDVSCIAGVDKSTVFVASKQSGVTSMQDLIDKSKAKPGSVTYGTEMGSFSHVQGLMLEKLTDTKLKMVDGGTVSDRVVGMLGARLDLGAITYGSVQDYVSGGQMVALGQPNDERNPLLGDVPTLKEQGLDITMDKPYVVAFPKGTDPAIVKKMADLMKQITEIPEYAEDLKKFKQPVAYYGTEEAKQILAKTREDFMQFKDELRTAKK, encoded by the coding sequence ATGAAAACAATATTCCGCGCCTCCCTGCTTTCCGCCCTCGTCGGCATCGCCGGTCTCGCTGCCGCCTCCACCACGATGGCCGCCGATGTGAAATGGCCGACCCGCCCCGTGCAGGTGGTGGTGATCGCCAACCCCGGCGGCGACACCGACTTCAACGCCCGCACCATGGCCAAGTACTTCAACCAGATCACCGGCAAGAGCATGGTGGTGACCAATATCGCCGGCGGCGGCGGCACCCTGGCCGCCGAGCAGGTCAAGGGCGCCGCAGCCGATGGCAACACCATCCTCTTCACCCACCCCGGCCAGCTGATCGTCAACGAGGTCGCCGGCCTCACCGAGGACAGCTACGAAACCTTCGACGTCTCGTGCATCGCCGGCGTCGACAAGAGCACGGTGTTCGTCGCCTCCAAGCAGTCCGGCGTGACCAGCATGCAGGACCTGATCGACAAGTCGAAGGCCAAGCCAGGCAGCGTCACCTACGGCACCGAGATGGGCAGCTTCTCCCACGTGCAGGGGCTGATGCTGGAGAAGCTGACCGACACCAAGCTGAAGATGGTTGACGGCGGCACCGTTTCCGACCGCGTGGTGGGCATGCTCGGCGCCCGCCTGGACCTCGGCGCGATCACCTACGGCTCGGTGCAGGACTACGTCAGCGGCGGGCAGATGGTCGCCCTCGGCCAGCCCAACGACGAGCGCAACCCGCTGCTCGGCGACGTGCCGACACTCAAGGAGCAGGGCCTGGATATCACCATGGACAAGCCCTACGTGGTCGCTTTCCCGAAAGGCACCGACCCGGCGATCGTGAAGAAGATGGCCGACCTGATGAAGCAGATCACCGAGATCCCCGAGTACGCCGAGGACCTGAAGAAGTTCAAGCAGCCGGTGGCCTACTACGGCACCGAGGAAGCCAAGCAAATCCTGGCCAAGACCCGCGAGGACTTCATGCAATTCAAGGACGAGCTGCGCACGGCCAAGAAATAA
- a CDS encoding enolase C-terminal domain-like protein translates to MSQPFSATPHVKSMQVIPVAGHDSMLLNLCGAHAPYFTRNLVLLTDNAGNTGIGEVPGGEGIRQALERCRALVIGQPIGLYNRTLNSLRSAIASNAAGTPQATRHEVTSEAEAAVLKQPHEINLRLDNVITAVEAALLDLLGQHLDVPVAELLGSGQQRDAVPMLAYLFYIGDRQRTDLPYLASTGEDWYHLRHQQALTPDAIARLAEAARARYGFADFKLKGGVMRGEEEMQAIAAIKARFPDARVTLDPNGAWSLDEAIALCKGQGHLLAYAEDPCGPENGYSGREIMAEFKRATGIPTATNMVATDWRQMGHSLRLEAVDIPLADPHFWTMQGSVRLAQMCEQFGLTWGSHSNNHFDVSLAMFTHAAAAAPGRITAIDTHWIWQEGQERLTREPLQIVDGQVRVPERPGLGIEPDMDRIMAAHELYKKVASGSRDDAMAMRYLVPGWTYDPKKPSLGRNT, encoded by the coding sequence ATGAGTCAGCCGTTCAGCGCGACACCCCATGTAAAGAGCATGCAGGTCATCCCCGTGGCCGGCCACGACAGCATGTTGCTCAACCTCTGCGGCGCCCATGCCCCCTACTTCACCCGCAATCTGGTGTTGCTCACCGACAATGCCGGCAACACCGGCATCGGCGAAGTACCCGGTGGCGAAGGCATCCGCCAGGCACTGGAGCGCTGCCGGGCGCTGGTCATCGGCCAGCCGATCGGCCTCTACAACCGCACGCTCAACAGCCTGCGCAGCGCCATCGCCAGCAACGCCGCCGGTACGCCGCAGGCAACCCGCCACGAGGTGACCTCCGAAGCCGAGGCGGCGGTACTCAAGCAGCCTCACGAGATCAACCTGCGCCTGGACAACGTGATCACCGCGGTAGAGGCCGCCCTGCTCGACCTGCTCGGCCAGCACCTCGACGTGCCGGTAGCCGAGCTGCTCGGCAGCGGTCAGCAGCGCGACGCGGTGCCGATGCTCGCCTACCTCTTCTATATAGGTGATCGCCAGCGCACCGACCTGCCCTATCTGGCCAGCACTGGCGAGGACTGGTACCACCTGCGCCATCAGCAGGCGCTGACCCCGGACGCCATCGCCCGCCTGGCCGAGGCCGCGCGTGCGCGCTACGGCTTCGCCGACTTCAAGCTCAAGGGCGGCGTGATGCGCGGGGAGGAGGAGATGCAGGCGATCGCCGCGATCAAGGCGCGCTTCCCCGATGCCCGCGTGACGCTGGACCCCAACGGCGCCTGGTCGCTGGACGAAGCCATCGCCCTGTGCAAGGGCCAGGGCCACCTGCTCGCCTACGCCGAAGACCCCTGCGGCCCGGAAAATGGCTACTCCGGCCGCGAGATCATGGCCGAGTTCAAGCGCGCCACCGGCATTCCCACTGCCACCAACATGGTTGCCACCGACTGGCGGCAGATGGGCCACTCGCTGCGCCTGGAGGCAGTCGACATCCCGCTGGCCGACCCGCACTTCTGGACCATGCAGGGCTCGGTGCGCCTGGCGCAGATGTGCGAGCAGTTCGGCCTGACCTGGGGCTCGCATTCGAACAACCATTTCGACGTCTCGCTGGCCATGTTCACCCACGCCGCAGCCGCCGCGCCGGGACGCATTACCGCCATCGACACCCACTGGATCTGGCAGGAAGGCCAGGAGCGCCTGACCCGCGAGCCACTGCAGATCGTCGACGGCCAGGTGCGCGTGCCCGAGCGCCCGGGCCTGGGTATCGAGCCGGACATGGACCGGATCATGGCCGCCCACGAGCTGTACAAGAAGGTCGCCAGCGGCTCGCGCGACGACGCCATGGCGATGCGTTACCTGGTGCCTGGCTGGACCTACGACCCGAAGAAACCCAGCCTCGGCCGCAATACCTGA
- a CDS encoding aldehyde dehydrogenase family protein, which yields MADVQRYDNFIDGQWVGSDRYQANTNPSDLSDVIGEYAQADAAQVEQAIAAARRAFPAWATFGIQARADALEKVGLEILARREELGTLLAREEGKTLPEAIGEVARAGNIFKYFAGECLRQAGETLQSVRPGVGVEVTREPLGVIGLITPWNFPIAIPAWKIAPALAFGNCVVIKPADLVPGCAWAIAEIISRAGFPAGVFNLVMGKGREVGEAIVNAKDVDAVSFTGSVGVGRGIAQTCVARGAKVQLEMGGKNPQIVLDDADLNVAVELCTQSAFYSTGQRCTASSRIIVTEGIYDRFVEAMVERIKKIKVGSALEQGVDVGPVVSEAQLEQDLRYIEIGKQEGARLACGGERVKCGTEGYFLAPTLFVDSDPNMRISREEIFGPVANVVKVKDYDEALAMANDTEFGLSAGICTTSLKYANHFKRHAQAGMVMINLPTAGVDYHVPFGGRKGSSYGPREQGRYAQEFYTTVKTTYIG from the coding sequence ATGGCTGACGTACAACGCTACGACAACTTCATCGACGGCCAGTGGGTCGGCTCGGATCGCTACCAGGCCAACACCAACCCGTCCGACCTCTCTGACGTGATCGGCGAGTACGCCCAGGCCGATGCCGCACAGGTCGAGCAGGCCATCGCCGCCGCCCGTCGCGCCTTCCCGGCCTGGGCCACCTTTGGCATCCAGGCGCGCGCCGATGCGCTGGAAAAGGTCGGCCTGGAAATCCTCGCCCGACGCGAAGAACTCGGCACGCTGCTGGCGCGGGAAGAGGGCAAGACCCTGCCGGAAGCCATTGGTGAAGTCGCCCGCGCCGGCAATATCTTCAAGTACTTCGCTGGCGAATGCCTGCGCCAGGCCGGCGAGACGCTGCAGTCGGTGCGCCCCGGTGTCGGCGTGGAAGTGACCCGCGAACCGCTCGGCGTGATCGGCCTGATCACCCCCTGGAACTTCCCGATTGCCATTCCGGCCTGGAAGATCGCTCCGGCGCTGGCCTTCGGCAATTGCGTGGTGATCAAGCCGGCCGACCTGGTTCCCGGCTGCGCCTGGGCCATCGCCGAGATCATCTCCCGTGCGGGCTTCCCGGCCGGCGTGTTCAACCTGGTGATGGGCAAGGGCCGTGAGGTCGGCGAGGCCATCGTCAATGCCAAGGATGTCGATGCGGTGAGCTTTACCGGCTCGGTGGGTGTCGGTCGCGGTATCGCCCAGACCTGCGTGGCGCGTGGCGCCAAGGTGCAGCTGGAGATGGGCGGCAAGAACCCGCAGATCGTGCTGGACGATGCCGACCTCAACGTTGCCGTCGAGCTGTGCACCCAGAGCGCGTTTTATTCGACCGGCCAGCGCTGCACGGCGTCGAGCCGCATCATCGTCACCGAAGGCATCTACGACCGTTTTGTCGAAGCGATGGTCGAGCGCATCAAGAAGATCAAGGTTGGTTCGGCGCTCGAGCAGGGCGTTGACGTCGGCCCGGTGGTGTCCGAGGCGCAGCTGGAGCAGGACCTGCGCTACATCGAGATCGGCAAACAGGAAGGCGCACGCCTGGCCTGCGGCGGCGAGCGGGTGAAGTGTGGCACCGAGGGCTACTTCCTGGCGCCGACGCTGTTCGTCGACAGCGACCCGAACATGCGCATCAGCCGCGAGGAAATCTTCGGCCCGGTGGCCAACGTGGTGAAGGTCAAGGACTACGATGAAGCGCTGGCGATGGCCAACGACACCGAGTTCGGCCTGTCCGCCGGCATCTGCACCACCTCGCTGAAGTACGCCAATCACTTCAAGCGTCACGCCCAGGCCGGCATGGTGATGATCAACCTGCCCACCGCCGGGGTGGATTACCACGTGCCGTTTGGCGGCCGCAAAGGTTCGTCCTACGGCCCGCGCGAACAGGGCCGCTACGCCCAGGAGTTCTACACCACGGTGAAGACCACCTACATCGGCTGA